Genomic segment of Myxococcus stipitatus:
GCGCATCCACGACATGTCCGCCTTGCCGTCGTTGGAGGCGGTGTGGTGCATGACGATGGAGTCGATGTCCTTGCCGTTGCGCGAGTCGTAGTTCGGCGAGGGCGCGCTGATGACGGCGGGCTTGGTGCCGTTGCCCGGCGTGGTGGGCGTCGTCGGCGTGGTCGGCTTCGCCAGCGCCTTCTTCAGCGCCGCCTGGCTCTGCTCACCGTAGTAGCCGGTGGTGGGGAGTTTTTTGTCACCCTGGAACTTTTTCAACGCAGCTTCAGTCTGCGAACCAAAGATGCCGGGGCCCGAGGCCACCTGGGCCTTCGTCATGTAGCCCAGCTTCACGAAGGCATCTTGAAGTTGCTTCACCTTCGGGCCGCTGTCGCCCTTGCGAAGGCCCGCGGGAGGAGCGGAGACAGTGCTGCTGGTGGCCGTGGCCGTCGTGCGCGCCGAAGTGGCAGTGGAAAGACGGATGCTCATGTTGGGGCCCCGGTGAGAGAGGAATGTGGAAACACGAAATTGTCGAAGCTTTGGGGTGAAAGTTGCCGAAGGCAGGCATTGAGGTGTTGTGCCTACCTCTCAAGACACCCCATTCCGTTCATCGGCCACATTTCTCGTGAGCCTGTCTTTGACGCCCTGCACAAATGCGTAAAAAGTGGGCAACACCAGCAGGGTGAAGAGCGTGGAGGTGATGAGTCCACCGACCATGACCACCGCGAGGGGCCGCTCAATCTCCGTCCCGTGCAAAGGCAACACAAGCAAGGGCAGGAGGCCGAGGATGGCGGTGGCCGCGGTCATCAGCTTCGGGCGCACGCGGCCCAGGCTGGCTTCACGGATGGCCTGGTCGAAGGGCTTGCCGCGCGCGAGCAGGTCCTTGGTCTGTGACACCAGCACCAGGCCGTTCTGCACCGCGATGCCAAACAACCCGATGAGGCCCACGAGGCTGGAGACGTTCCACGTCTCGCCGGCGATGAGCAGCGCGAGGATGCCGCCGACGAAGGCATCCGGGAGCGTGGCGAGGATGACGAGCGCCTCCGCCACGGAGTCCAGCGCGAGGTAGAGCAGGATGAACACCGCGAGGATGGCGACGGCGATGGCCATGGCCAGGGACTGCGCGGCGCGCTGCTGGCTCTCCACGCGGCCGCCCACGTCGATGAAGTAGCCGGTGGGCAGCTTCAGCTCCGCGGCCAGCCGCTCGCGCACCTCGGCCGCGGTGCTGCCCAGGTCGCGTCCGGACACGCTGGCCTCCACCGCCAGCCGGCGACTGCCCGCCTCGCGCCGGATGCTGCCCGCACCGAAGGTCTCCTCCAGGGTGGCCAGCTGGCTGAGAGGGATGCGGGTGCCGTCGTGTCCATCCACCAGCAGGTTGCGCAGCGCCTGGAGGTCGCCTCGGCGGTGGTCGGCCAGTCGCAGCACCAGGTCATGCCGCCGCTGGCCCTGCCACACCTGCGAGGACTCCTCGCCCACCAGTCCCACGCGCACGGCCCGGATGACGTCGCCCGGCGTCAGTCCCACGCGCGCCACCGCGGCGCGATTCACGGTGATGCGAAGCTGTGGCAGGCCGCTGAGCTTCTCGACGCGCAGGTCCTCCACGCCGTCCACCTGCGCGAGGAGGGCGCGCGCCTTCTCCCCCAGCGCGGCGAGCGTCTCCAGCTCCGGGCCGAAGATGCGCACGGACAGGTCCGCGGGGCTGCCGCCCAGGCCCTCGTCGATGCGCATGCCCAAGGGCGTGGTGAAGAGCACGTTGACGCCGGGCACCTTCGCCACCGCCGCGCGCATCGCGTCCTCCAATTCCTCCAGCCCCCGTCCACGCTCCTTCTTGAGCACCACGAGCACGTCCGACACCGTGTGCGGCATCGGGTCCTCGGTGCGCTCCGCGCGACCGGTGCGGCGCACGACGTCGTCCACCTCGGGGAAGCCGAGCAGCACGTCCTCCACCAGGTGGTTGAGCCGGTCCACCTCCTCGAGCGAGGCCTCGGGCGGCAGCACCGTCTGGAGCAGGAACGCGCCTTCGTCCAGGCGGGGCATGAAGTCGCTGCCCACCGCGAAGGCGAGGCCCAGCGCCGGAATCG
This window contains:
- a CDS encoding peptidoglycan recognition protein family protein, producing MSIRLSTATSARTTATATSSTVSAPPAGLRKGDSGPKVKQLQDAFVKLGYMTKAQVASGPGIFGSQTEAALKKFQGDKKLPTTGYYGEQSQAALKKALAKPTTPTTPTTPGNGTKPAVISAPSPNYDSRNGKDIDSIVMHHTASNDGKADMSWMRNPKSGVSAHYMVDRDGKIYQLVGDDKRAWHAGKSELHGVPTDMNARSIGIEIVNDGSGKTPFTEAQYKALTQLTSHLKQKYDVPMKNIVGHADVAVPKGRKNDPAPNFDWARLRKGIS